The bacterium nucleotide sequence ATATCCCGACTTTCATCAGGACCTTGCCGGATTGGTTGTTCTCTGCGTCTTCTGCGGGAGATCTTTTTTCCCTGTGTGCTTTGTGTCCTCTCTATATTATAAGCTTGGCTTATGTAAGTGCCATTCGGTTTAACATATTTATTAGCTACAGCTCGAAGGATATCGAAGATATAATGCCTGTGAATATTTTACTAAAGTCTATTCAAGATACAGATGTTTTCATTGCTGATGAATCCTTGGCTCCAGGAACTGAAATAAGTAACGAGCTAATAAATAAGATTAGTAAGACAGACATATTTATTGTTTTTTTCAGTACAAACTCAGCTAAATCAAATTATGTCCAGCAGGAAATTGGTGTAGCAAGGGCTAATAATAAATTGATAATTCCTATAGTGTTAGACGGCACAAAGCCGACTGGAATGCTTACGGGCATAAACTACCTTGACTTATCAAATCAACAAAAATACCAAGCAGAGATAGGACGACTATATAATTTTATTAATTCAAATATTCAGCAAAAAAAGCAAAATCAACTTATTCTAGTATTAGGATTATTAGGTTTGGGTTATCTAATGCTTAATAATAGTAATAGTAAAAAGCTTATGGAACAAAGATGATGCAGCAGTTAAAATCAAAGTTCAAAGAAACTGAGATAGGAAAAATTCCTGAAGATTGGGAAGAAGCCATATTTTCTGAGGTTGTGGATATAAACCCTATCAGGGAATTGAAAAAAAATGTAGAATCAAAATTTATATCTATGGGAGATATTGAAAGGTATAATAAAAAGATACAAGGATATATTTTTAAGAAATACAAGGGCGGTTCTAAATTTATAAATCATGATACACTAATGGCCAGGATTACTCCTTGCTTAGAAAATGGGAAAACTGCTTACGTGGATATTTTAAGTGATGGCGAAATAGGGACTGGCTCGACTGAATTTATAGTCTTATCTGCTAAAGAAGGGAAGACAATTTCTGAATTTGTATATTATTTAGCAATATCTCCTGAAATAAGGACTAAAACAATTAAATCTATGACTGGAACCTCTGGTAGGCAAAGAGTTGAGAATGATGTTTTTGATACAATAATAATTAACCTTCCTTTTCCCAAAGAGCAAAAGTCAATTACCAAAATTCTCTCTGACTTAGACTCTAAAATCGAGCTCAATCAACAAATGAACAAAACCCTTGAAGCAATTGGCCAGGCAATCTTCAAGCGATGGTTCATTGATTTTGAATTTCCGAACGAGGAAGGCAAGCCATATAAATCAAGCGGCGGCGAAATGGTTTATAATGATGAGTTAGAAGAGGAGATACCGAAGGGGTGGGAGGCTCTACCGTTTTCTGAAGTAGTAAATGTAAATCCTTCCAGAAGGCTAAAAAAAGGGACTGTTACAAAGAAAGTCGGAATGGCTGATTTGCAGCCTTGGCAATCTTGGATACAATCATATCAAATAGCAGAATACAGCTCTGGACCCAAATTTAAGAATGGCGATATCCTTTTTGCAAGGATCACTCCCAGTTTAGAACATGGTAAAACTGCACTCGTATCCATTTTAGCAGAAGATGAGATTGCTTTTGGCACTACTGAATTTATCATCTTTTCTCCAAAGGTTATTCCGTCAAGTGTTTATATTTTCAATTTGGTGAGGGATGCAAAGGTAAGAGAAATAGCTATAGGTGCTATGACCGGATCTTCGGGAAGGCAGAGAGTACCTAATGAATGCTTTGATCACATTATGCTCCCTGTACCTCCTGAACAACTAGTGAATAGATTTGATAATAAGGTTTCTGTAATGTATAAAAGAATTTCAAACAGTGCCAGAGAAATTGATTGTTTCACCCAACTCCGTGACTCCCTCCTCCCCAAACTAATGTCCGGGAAAATAAGAGTCAGCGTTCCGGGGTAGCAAAAATGAGCGGAAATATTCCCCTTCGAGACCAGAAAATCCTTTGCTTAAGAAGTGGCAACCGATGTGCTATTCCAGAATGCCATAAGGAGCTTATCATCAATAAGACCCAAGGCGACTGTGAATCCATAATTGGAGAGATGGCACACATTAAGGGTGAAAATCCCAATTCAGCCCGCTACGATGCTGACATGACCGATAAAGAACGTAACTGCTACGATAATCTGATCCTGGTCTGCGGGAACTGCCATAAGATGATTGATGACCAGGTGAATACTTATACCATCGGGAAGCTGTGCCAAATCAAAAAACAGCACGAAAAATGGATTAACGAATCCACTGAAAAGGAAGTAGTAAATGTTACCTTTGCTGAGCTGAATGTTGTTACGAGGTATTTGAACTCAGGCCAATTTGTTCCCAGTGAATCCTTTACAATTATTCCACCGAGAGAAAAAATTAAAAAGAACTCTCTTTCAGGAGAGATAGAAAGACTAATAACGATAGGAATTACCCAAGTCAATCAGGTTCGGCATTTTATCGATAATTGCCCTGATGCGGAGTTCGGAGAGCGGCTTAAGCAAAGGTTTGTTGAGGAGTACGAACGCCTGAAAAAAGAAGAAGAGCTTTCAGGGGATGATTTATTTTTCAGCCTTTTTGACTTTGCGTCAGGAAAAAGCAATGAGTTTCGAGAAAAGGCTGCCGGTCTGACAGTTTTAGTATATTTGTTTGAATTATGCGAGGTATTCGAGAAATGATACTCCCGACGAAGCATATCAACCTGTCAAATTCATTACTGGGAGTGGGGGCGGCAATTTTGAATTGCATGAACAAAGACAAGACTGTTTCCTTATTATGGGATGAGGCCCGTACATTTCCAGAAGTGAGGACCTTTGAGCGATTCACTCTTGGACTGGATCTCTTGTTTATCTTAGGAATGATTGACTTCCGGGATGGCTTGTTAAGGAAGATTAAAAAATGATCCACTCAATTACCTGTGATAAGGAATCCTTCAAAAATGTCCGGTTTAATCCTGGCTTTAATGTCATTCTTGCTGAAAGAACCGAGGAATCCACCAAGAAAGACTCCAGGAATGGCCTTGGCAAGTCGACCTTGATTGAGATCATACATTTTTGTTTGGGCGGCAATAAAGGAGAGACCTTATCAAAGCATGAATTGGATGACTGGACCTTTACATTGGACATTGATTTAGCCGGTAAAAGGTATTCTGTAACGCGAAACACTCTTGCTAATAAAGTAGCCATAGAAGGTGATTGCTCAGATTGGCCCATAAAACCGGAACTGGATAAAAAACATGGGAAGCAGATAATCACTAACAGTAATTGGAAAAGGGTATTAGGCGTTTTAATGTTTGGGCTCGAACCTTCGTATGATGATATGAAATATGCGCCAACATTCAGAAGCCTGATTTCCTATTTTATACGGCATAATGGCCAAAGTGGAGCATTCCTTAATCCTTTCCAGCATTTTAAAAATCAAATAGAATGGGATAAACAAATAAACAATGCATTCTTACTGGACCTTGGCTGGGAGTATGCTGCCAGATGGCAGGTACTTAAGGACAGGATAAGAGTTCTTGATCAGATAAAGCAGGAGGCAAAATCAGGGGTTCTTGCTAATCTCGTCGGCACGATAGGAGAGATTGAAGCATTAAAAATCAGACTGGAATCCCAGGTAAGGCAGGAAGAAGAGCAACTAAACAGTTTCAAAGTTCACCCCCAATATAGAGAGATCGAGAACCGGGCTAATGAATTAACATACAAGATTCATGAGTTAACTAACGCAAATATTGATGAGAAAAGGCTTCTTGAGCATTATGAGAAAAGCTTGCAGGATGAGGTTGAAGCGAAGCCGGAATCAGTAACCAGGGTTTATCAAGAGGCAGGATTAGTATTACCGGATTCTATAAAACAAAGGTTAGATGAGGTATTATCCTTCCATAAGCAAGTGGTAGCCAATAGGAAAGAGTTCCTGATAAATGAGATTGAACAAATAAGGAATGCAATTGCAAAGAGAGAGCAACAAATTCAAAGCCTCTCTGATGAGCGTGCAGAGCTGATGCAAATTTTGAAAAAGCATGGGGCACTGGAAGAATATACCCAATTACAGAATAATCACCAAAAGACCGTTGCCGAGCTTAAAGATGTTGACATTAAGCTTGCAAACTTACGGAAATTTGAGCAGGGACGAAGCGCGGTCGCAGTTGAACAGGAAATCTTGCAGCAACAGGTTATTACAGATTTAAACGAGAGAAAGACCCAAAAAGAGAGGGCTATTTTACTCTTTAATTCCAATTCGCAAGCCCTTTACCAGAGTCCGGGGATACTATCGATTGATATTTCAAAAACAGGATTTAAGTTTAATGTAAAGATTGAAAGGTCTGGCAGCCACGGTATCGGCAATATGAAAATTTTCTGTTATGACCTTATGCTGGCACAGCTTTGGTCAAGAAAGGAGAATAGCCCCGGACTGCTGGTCCATGACAGCATCATTTTTGCTGACGTTGATGAACGGCAAAAGGCTTTAGCCCTGGAAGTGGCCGCAAAAGAGTCTGAAAGGCTTGGGTTTCAGTATATATGCACTATGAATTCTGATAATATCCCATCAAAAGATTTTAGCCCGGCTTTCCAGTTTGATAAGTATGTAAGATTAACCTTGACTGATGCCACCGAAGACGGCGGCCTTCTGGGTATAAGGTTCTGAAGGGAAAAATGCCCCGACTGATCACCGAATCCGAAGTCGAAGAAGCCTGCCTGGACATACTTGATGAGCTTGGCTATAAAATCGTTCATGGCCCTGATATCGCTCCCGACAGCAAAGAGCCTGAAAGGGATGACTATTCCCAGATCATCCTCAACAGGAGGCTGCGACAGGCCATAGACCGGCTCAATCCCTCTATCCCGGAAGAAGGAAAAGAGCAGGCAATAAAGAAAATTTTTCGGAGTGAAAGCCCCGGCCTTGTCATCAATAACCAGCACTTCCATAAAATGCTTGTTGACGGGGTTGACGTTGAGTACAGACAGAACGGACGGATAAAGGGCGACAAGGTCTGGCTATTCGATTATAAGAATCCGAAAGACAATGAGTTCCTGGCCGTCAACCAGTTCACGATTATCGAGAACAACAGCAACAGAAGGCCGGATATTGTCCTGTTTGTTAACGGCCTGCCCCTGGCTGTCATTGAGCTCAAGAATCCCGCAGACGAGAATGCAACAGTAAGAAGCGCTTTCCACCAGTTTGAGACCTACAAATCAGAAATTCCTTCCCTGTTCCATTACAACGAAATCCTGGTTATCAGCGACGGATGCGAGGCAAAGGCAGGGACCATCACTTCAGACTGGGAAAGATTCTCTCCCTGGAAAACAATCGACGGCCTTGAAAAAGCGTCTCCCGCCATCCCCCAGATAGAGGTGCTCCTCAAGGGTATGTTTGACAGGAGGATTTTCCTTGACCTGGTACGGCATTTCATCGCCTATGAAAAAGATCAGGATAAGATACTCAAGAAATTGGCAGGTTATCACCAATACCATGCAGTAAACAAGGCGATAGAGGCAACGATAAAGGCATCCCAGCCAAAAGGCGATAAACGCTGTGGTGTCATCTGGCATACCCAGGGGTCAGGAAAAAGCCTGATCATGGTCTTTTATGCGGGGAAACTTGTCCTCGAAATGGACAACCCGACAATAGTAGTCCTCACCGACCGGAACGACCTTGACGACCAGCTCTTTGGGACATTCTGCAGATGCCAGGATTTAGTGAGGCAAAAGCCTGTCCAGGCAGATTCCAGGGACAAGCTTCAGGAATACCTTAAGGTAGCTTCAGGCGGGATCGTGTTCACGACAATCCAGAAATTTTCCCCTGATAAAGGGAGTAAATACCCGCTCCTTTCAGAGAGAAGGAACATTGTTGTCATTGCAGACGAGGCCCACAGGAGCCAGTACGATTTCATCGACGGGTTTGCAAGGCACATGAGGGATGCACTGCCCAACGCTTCCTTTATCGGCTTTACCGGAACTCCAATTGAAATGACAGACAAGAACACCCGTGCAGTGTTCGGGAATTACATCGATATCTATGACATTGAGCAGGCAGTGAAAGACGGCGCAACTGTCAGGATATTTTACG carries:
- a CDS encoding ABC-three component system protein; the encoded protein is MSGNIPLRDQKILCLRSGNRCAIPECHKELIINKTQGDCESIIGEMAHIKGENPNSARYDADMTDKERNCYDNLILVCGNCHKMIDDQVNTYTIGKLCQIKKQHEKWINESTEKEVVNVTFAELNVVTRYLNSGQFVPSESFTIIPPREKIKKNSLSGEIERLITIGITQVNQVRHFIDNCPDAEFGERLKQRFVEEYERLKKEEELSGDDLFFSLFDFASGKSNEFREKAAGLTVLVYLFELCEVFEK
- a CDS encoding toll/interleukin-1 receptor domain-containing protein → IPTFIRTLPDWLFSASSAGDLFSLCALCPLYIISLAYVSAIRFNIFISYSSKDIEDIMPVNILLKSIQDTDVFIADESLAPGTEISNELINKISKTDIFIVFFSTNSAKSNYVQQEIGVARANNKLIIPIVLDGTKPTGMLTGINYLDLSNQQKYQAEIGRLYNFINSNIQQKKQNQLILVLGLLGLGYLMLNNSNSKKLMEQR
- a CDS encoding restriction endonuclease subunit S gives rise to the protein MMQQLKSKFKETEIGKIPEDWEEAIFSEVVDINPIRELKKNVESKFISMGDIERYNKKIQGYIFKKYKGGSKFINHDTLMARITPCLENGKTAYVDILSDGEIGTGSTEFIVLSAKEGKTISEFVYYLAISPEIRTKTIKSMTGTSGRQRVENDVFDTIIINLPFPKEQKSITKILSDLDSKIELNQQMNKTLEAIGQAIFKRWFIDFEFPNEEGKPYKSSGGEMVYNDELEEEIPKGWEALPFSEVVNVNPSRRLKKGTVTKKVGMADLQPWQSWIQSYQIAEYSSGPKFKNGDILFARITPSLEHGKTALVSILAEDEIAFGTTEFIIFSPKVIPSSVYIFNLVRDAKVREIAIGAMTGSSGRQRVPNECFDHIMLPVPPEQLVNRFDNKVSVMYKRISNSAREIDCFTQLRDSLLPKLMSGKIRVSVPG
- a CDS encoding ABC-three component system middle component 6, which encodes MILPTKHINLSNSLLGVGAAILNCMNKDKTVSLLWDEARTFPEVRTFERFTLGLDLLFILGMIDFRDGLLRKIKK
- a CDS encoding ABC-three component system protein encodes the protein MIHSITCDKESFKNVRFNPGFNVILAERTEESTKKDSRNGLGKSTLIEIIHFCLGGNKGETLSKHELDDWTFTLDIDLAGKRYSVTRNTLANKVAIEGDCSDWPIKPELDKKHGKQIITNSNWKRVLGVLMFGLEPSYDDMKYAPTFRSLISYFIRHNGQSGAFLNPFQHFKNQIEWDKQINNAFLLDLGWEYAARWQVLKDRIRVLDQIKQEAKSGVLANLVGTIGEIEALKIRLESQVRQEEEQLNSFKVHPQYREIENRANELTYKIHELTNANIDEKRLLEHYEKSLQDEVEAKPESVTRVYQEAGLVLPDSIKQRLDEVLSFHKQVVANRKEFLINEIEQIRNAIAKREQQIQSLSDERAELMQILKKHGALEEYTQLQNNHQKTVAELKDVDIKLANLRKFEQGRSAVAVEQEILQQQVITDLNERKTQKERAILLFNSNSQALYQSPGILSIDISKTGFKFNVKIERSGSHGIGNMKIFCYDLMLAQLWSRKENSPGLLVHDSIIFADVDERQKALALEVAAKESERLGFQYICTMNSDNIPSKDFSPAFQFDKYVRLTLTDATEDGGLLGIRF